From Fibrobacter sp. UWB5, the proteins below share one genomic window:
- a CDS encoding MBL fold metallo-hydrolase, whose translation MAESKYIHNALKQVHVNTSCTSVVGFSISGLATYIQLPELDFCIDMGECPLSATSLNHVFLTHAHGDHARCLMRHYSLRKMMGVERESTYYMPERICEGARSWIHSEAMFEGVPETKFRYPEIVPVNSGDLLFLEHRKDLAFEAFEVKHSIYAMGGTLYHYKRKLKDEYLGKTPDEIIKLRESGTEITREVYDPLVSFMGDCMGESLLENQRVFQSKVLITECTFLAPEDYEMSHKKGHTHITQIADALNRMGDQVKCEKIILAHFSMKYSEKYIREMIAKEIPEKFLDRIVAFI comes from the coding sequence ATGGCAGAGAGTAAATACATTCATAACGCCTTGAAGCAAGTACACGTGAATACCTCGTGTACCTCCGTTGTCGGCTTCTCGATTTCGGGGCTTGCGACCTATATTCAGCTTCCGGAACTGGATTTTTGCATCGATATGGGCGAATGTCCGCTTTCGGCGACGTCGTTGAATCACGTTTTCTTGACTCATGCCCACGGAGACCACGCCCGTTGCCTGATGCGACACTACAGTTTGCGCAAAATGATGGGCGTTGAACGCGAAAGTACCTATTACATGCCCGAACGCATTTGCGAAGGGGCTCGCAGCTGGATTCATTCCGAAGCCATGTTCGAAGGCGTACCCGAGACAAAGTTCCGCTACCCCGAAATTGTCCCTGTAAATAGTGGCGACCTCCTGTTTTTGGAACACCGCAAGGACTTGGCGTTCGAAGCCTTCGAAGTCAAGCACTCGATTTACGCCATGGGCGGCACCTTGTACCATTACAAGAGAAAACTCAAGGATGAATACCTGGGAAAGACTCCCGACGAAATCATCAAGCTGCGCGAAAGCGGTACCGAGATTACGCGCGAGGTATACGACCCGCTAGTAAGCTTTATGGGTGACTGCATGGGCGAAAGCCTGTTGGAAAACCAGCGCGTATTCCAGTCTAAGGTCTTGATTACGGAATGCACGTTCCTTGCCCCTGAAGACTACGAGATGAGCCACAAGAAGGGCCATACGCATATCACCCAAATTGCAGACGCATTAAACCGCATGGGCGACCAGGTGAAATGCGAAAAGATTATCCTTGCACATTTTTCGATGAAGTATTCCGAAAAGTACATTCGCGAAATGATTGCAAAAGAAATTCCGGAAAAGTTTTTGGATAGGATCGTCGCGTTTATTTAA
- a CDS encoding exodeoxyribonuclease III produces the protein MNIYSWNVNGLRSALKKGFTDWFAATKPDILCLQEVRAEVDQIPEEVANPDGYFAYWNPCRRKKGYSGVGIYTQIEPDRVNYGFDIEEFDEEGRVLQLVFPDWVLNSIYFPNGGQGDDRLDYKLRFYDAFLENSKRWISDGKHVVTLGDYNTCHKEIDIARPKENEDVSGFLPIERAWMDKYVENGFIDSFRLLHPEERDRYSWWSNRFGARKRNVGWRIDYAFVDEGLVPNIINAEIHPDVMGSDHCPISIELEPPFAPLPIAAPAPAYEQ, from the coding sequence ATGAATATTTATAGCTGGAACGTGAACGGGCTTCGCTCCGCCCTCAAAAAGGGTTTTACGGACTGGTTTGCTGCAACAAAGCCGGATATCTTGTGCTTGCAAGAAGTCCGTGCCGAGGTAGACCAGATTCCCGAAGAGGTGGCGAATCCTGACGGCTACTTTGCCTACTGGAACCCTTGCCGTCGCAAGAAGGGCTACAGCGGTGTAGGCATTTATACCCAAATCGAACCTGACCGCGTGAACTATGGCTTCGACATCGAAGAATTCGATGAAGAAGGCCGCGTGCTCCAGCTCGTGTTCCCGGACTGGGTTCTCAATAGCATTTATTTCCCGAATGGTGGACAGGGCGATGACCGCCTGGACTACAAGCTTCGTTTCTATGACGCCTTCCTCGAAAACAGCAAGCGCTGGATTAGCGATGGCAAGCACGTGGTGACGCTCGGCGATTACAATACCTGCCATAAGGAAATCGATATCGCCCGCCCCAAGGAAAACGAGGACGTCAGCGGATTCTTGCCGATTGAACGTGCGTGGATGGACAAGTACGTCGAAAATGGCTTTATAGATTCCTTCCGCCTGTTGCACCCCGAAGAACGTGACCGTTATTCCTGGTGGTCAAACCGTTTCGGAGCCCGCAAGCGCAATGTGGGTTGGCGTATCGACTACGCTTTCGTAGACGAAGGCCTTGTCCCCAATATTATCAATGCCGAAATTCATCCGGATGTAATGGGTTCGGACCATTGCCCGATCAGCATTGAACTCGAACCTCCGTTTGCACCGCTGCCGATTGCGGCTCCGGCTCCTGCTTACGAACAATAA
- a CDS encoding spermidine/putrescine ABC transporter substrate-binding protein produces the protein MRKMVFHIAVAMALLATGILCGCDKKSQQHPVTVTVLTYSEYMDPDMITDFQMKTGYKLQLVEYEAQEEMIGKLQAAMEKQYDVVIASDVMIQQMIHLELIRPIDMDQIPNKVNIADQFKNPVYDPNNMYTLPYQWGTTGILYRDTTLNPSGVSYNTIFNPMQIKGKFSLLDESRSMLSIALQAKGINANSFRPEDIEKAVEWINEIKRDPNFAGFEGSVSAKDKVLANEYWAAIVFNGEAMDAIAEDPTLRYAIPVEGSFMWVDAMTLSSRAQNVDGAYAFMNYILDAQNGAKLATTINYASPNSASLKLIDEKFKNNRVINPTREEIDRMVFLRYPGNAVKLFDEAWKSVKGR, from the coding sequence ATGAGAAAAATGGTTTTTCACATCGCTGTTGCAATGGCTCTCCTTGCGACAGGAATTCTTTGTGGTTGCGACAAGAAGTCGCAACAGCACCCTGTGACAGTCACAGTCCTTACTTATAGCGAATACATGGATCCTGACATGATAACCGATTTTCAAATGAAAACCGGTTACAAGCTGCAGTTGGTAGAATACGAAGCCCAAGAAGAAATGATTGGCAAACTGCAAGCCGCCATGGAAAAACAGTACGACGTGGTTATCGCTTCGGACGTAATGATCCAGCAAATGATACACTTGGAACTGATTAGACCCATCGACATGGACCAGATTCCAAACAAAGTAAACATTGCGGATCAATTCAAGAATCCCGTTTACGACCCGAACAACATGTACACGCTCCCCTACCAATGGGGAACCACCGGCATTCTGTACCGCGACACGACGCTTAACCCCAGCGGCGTAAGCTACAACACTATTTTCAATCCCATGCAGATCAAAGGCAAATTCAGTCTGCTTGACGAATCCCGTTCTATGCTTTCTATTGCATTGCAGGCGAAAGGCATAAACGCCAACAGCTTTAGACCGGAAGACATCGAAAAAGCAGTTGAATGGATCAACGAAATCAAGCGCGATCCGAATTTCGCCGGCTTTGAAGGCTCTGTAAGCGCCAAAGACAAGGTCCTTGCAAACGAATACTGGGCTGCTATCGTATTCAACGGAGAAGCGATGGATGCCATTGCGGAAGACCCGACGCTTCGCTATGCCATTCCCGTTGAAGGCAGCTTCATGTGGGTAGACGCCATGACTCTCAGCAGTCGAGCACAGAATGTTGATGGCGCATATGCCTTCATGAACTACATTCTGGATGCACAAAATGGAGCAAAGCTAGCAACAACGATCAACTACGCTTCTCCGAACAGTGCATCGCTCAAGCTCATTGACGAAAAGTTCAAGAACAACCGGGTAATTAACCCAACCCGCGAAGAAATCGACCGCATGGTATTCTTGCGCTACCCGGGCAATGCAGTCAAGCTCTTTGACGAAGCCTGGAAAAGCGTCAAGGGAAGATAA
- a CDS encoding tRNA (guanosine(46)-N(7))-methyltransferase TrmB: MANEELNEEKEPKEVVIPEFYRDLKEDSESKGLWHYVFRTHGDRKPIATPDGLPHKLDFNWKDMFPNMGDRVEVEIGSGKGGFLSEYAPKHPDTVIMGSEWDYTWAKFAQRKMDKAGALANATMLRGDVFFFLRDCVKDNTVDAFHMYFPDPWPKERHHKNRLLRPDFLVEVARVLKPGKRIFYWGTDHQEYNEVALEVFDNFKGCKILERNTAEPTEGIMTGFEKKYRKEGRPIYRSVVEFEK; the protein is encoded by the coding sequence ATGGCAAACGAAGAATTGAACGAAGAAAAAGAACCCAAAGAAGTCGTTATTCCTGAATTTTACCGCGACTTGAAAGAAGACTCGGAATCGAAGGGCCTTTGGCATTACGTGTTCCGTACGCACGGAGACCGCAAGCCGATTGCAACACCCGACGGACTCCCCCACAAGCTGGACTTTAACTGGAAAGACATGTTCCCGAACATGGGTGACCGCGTGGAAGTCGAAATCGGAAGCGGCAAGGGCGGATTCCTTTCGGAATATGCTCCCAAGCACCCCGACACCGTCATCATGGGCAGCGAATGGGATTACACCTGGGCCAAGTTTGCACAGCGCAAGATGGACAAGGCCGGCGCCCTAGCCAACGCCACCATGCTCCGCGGCGACGTATTCTTCTTTTTGCGAGACTGCGTGAAGGATAACACGGTGGACGCTTTCCACATGTATTTCCCGGACCCGTGGCCGAAAGAACGCCACCACAAGAACCGCCTTCTGCGCCCGGATTTTCTGGTTGAAGTCGCCCGCGTGTTGAAACCGGGCAAGCGCATTTTCTACTGGGGTACCGACCACCAGGAATACAACGAAGTCGCGCTCGAAGTTTTCGACAACTTTAAGGGTTGCAAAATTCTGGAACGAAACACCGCAGAACCTACCGAAGGGATCATGACCGGCTTCGAAAAGAAGTACCGCAAGGAAGGTCGTCCCATCTACCGAAGCGTTGTCGAATTCGAGAAATGA
- a CDS encoding pyridoxal phosphate-dependent aminotransferase: MRRRLLSEGAKELSYEIREIVKKANQLKALGLPIHWENIGDPIEKKCQIPDWIKDIVVDLARTNRSYGYCPSKGMLETREFLVKENNKLGGAQINVDDILFFNGLGDAIATIYGLLSMNTRIIGPAPAYSTHSSAEAAHAHTAPITYRLQPENHWYPDLEELENKVKYNPSIAGILILNPDNPTGMVYPLDILQKIVDIAKRYGLFIICDEIYNKITYNGAHAYALAEYIGDVPGIALKGISKEYPWPGARCGWAEYYNRDKDEQFDAFCRAIDNAKMVEVCSTTLPQMTIPRVLGDPRFMEHRTALNEKIGRRSAIINEILSDIPELYFNPTYGAFYNTIIFREGTLNSHQTLKIDNPIIKKKVEEWCSKTTNLDYRFVYYLLGAKGICVVPSTSFCTDLKGFRVTLLEEDEEELREVFTTIHDAIVEYLHS; encoded by the coding sequence ATGCGCAGAAGACTATTGAGCGAAGGAGCCAAGGAACTCTCTTACGAAATCCGTGAGATCGTGAAGAAGGCAAACCAGCTCAAGGCACTCGGTCTCCCCATTCACTGGGAAAATATTGGTGACCCCATCGAAAAGAAATGTCAGATTCCTGACTGGATTAAGGATATTGTTGTTGACCTCGCCCGCACCAACCGCAGCTACGGCTATTGCCCCTCCAAGGGCATGCTCGAAACGCGCGAATTCCTGGTGAAAGAAAACAACAAACTGGGCGGCGCCCAGATTAACGTCGACGACATCCTGTTCTTCAACGGCCTCGGTGACGCCATCGCCACCATCTACGGTCTCCTCTCGATGAACACCCGTATCATCGGACCGGCCCCGGCCTACTCCACCCACAGTTCCGCCGAAGCGGCCCACGCCCACACGGCCCCGATTACCTACCGTCTGCAGCCGGAAAATCACTGGTACCCGGATCTCGAAGAACTCGAGAACAAGGTGAAGTACAACCCGAGCATTGCGGGCATTCTGATTTTGAACCCGGACAATCCGACGGGCATGGTTTACCCGCTCGACATTCTCCAGAAGATCGTGGACATTGCAAAGCGTTACGGCCTGTTCATTATTTGCGACGAAATCTACAACAAGATTACGTACAATGGAGCTCACGCTTACGCACTCGCTGAATACATCGGGGACGTTCCGGGTATCGCCCTCAAGGGTATTTCCAAGGAATACCCGTGGCCGGGTGCTCGTTGTGGCTGGGCAGAATACTACAACCGCGACAAGGACGAACAGTTCGACGCCTTCTGCCGCGCTATCGATAACGCCAAGATGGTGGAAGTCTGCTCAACCACACTCCCGCAGATGACGATTCCGCGCGTGCTGGGCGATCCGCGTTTCATGGAACACCGCACGGCCTTGAACGAAAAGATTGGCCGCCGCAGCGCCATCATCAACGAAATCCTTTCCGACATCCCGGAACTCTACTTCAACCCCACCTACGGTGCGTTCTACAACACCATCATCTTCCGCGAAGGCACGCTCAACAGCCACCAGACCTTGAAGATTGACAACCCGATCATCAAGAAGAAGGTGGAAGAATGGTGCAGCAAGACCACGAACCTGGACTACCGCTTCGTGTACTACCTGCTGGGCGCGAAGGGCATCTGCGTGGTGCCGAGTACAAGTTTCTGTACTGACCTGAAGGGCTTCCGCGTTACGCTTCTGGAAGAAGACGAAGAGGAACTGCGGGAAGTGTTCACCACGATCCACGACGCCATCGTGGAATACCTGCACAGCTAG